The following are encoded in a window of uncultured Methanobrevibacter sp. genomic DNA:
- a CDS encoding acyltransferase, which translates to MQPDYSKPELNFPKDQNIQFGVEYSPNSKPPVIGNNYTIRSNSIIYNDVVIGDNFRTGHNVVIRENTNIGDDVLIGTNTVIEGDVIIGNDVSIQSNVYIPTNSVIEDNVFIGPCACFTNDKYPVRINYELQGPKVRRGASIGGNTTFLSNVEVGEGSIVAAGAIVIHSVPPFYLAIGTPARIKPLPDHLKVPNRF; encoded by the coding sequence ATCCAGCCAGATTATTCAAAACCGGAATTGAACTTTCCAAAAGATCAAAATATCCAGTTCGGTGTCGAATATTCACCAAATTCAAAACCTCCGGTAATTGGTAATAACTATACTATACGTTCAAATTCAATTATCTACAATGATGTAGTCATTGGAGACAATTTCAGAACCGGACACAATGTTGTTATCCGTGAAAATACAAATATTGGAGACGATGTTTTAATAGGAACCAATACCGTTATCGAAGGGGATGTTATTATAGGAAATGATGTCAGTATACAATCCAATGTATACATTCCGACCAATTCCGTAATTGAAGATAATGTATTTATCGGACCTTGTGCTTGTTTTACAAATGATAAATATCCTGTTAGAATCAACTATGAACTTCAGGGACCAAAGGTTAGACGTGGAGCTTCAATAGGAGGTAACACTACATTTTTATCCAATGTTGAAGTTGGTGAGGGTTCAATTGTTGCTGCTGGAGCTATTGTGATCCATTCAGTTCCACCATTCTATTTGGCAATTGGAACACCTGCTCGTATTAAACCACTTCCAGACCACTTGAAAGTTCCTAATAGATTCTAA
- a CDS encoding rubredoxin — translation MAKYKCKICGYIFDEDDIEEGLNIPSGTKFDELPASFKCPKCRMAKAMFEKID, via the coding sequence ATGGCTAAATATAAATGTAAAATTTGTGGATATATTTTTGATGAAGATGACATTGAAGAGGGATTAAACATTCCATCAGGAACAAAATTTGATGAACTGCCTGCTTCATTTAAATGTCCTAAATGCAGAATGGCAAAGGCTATGTTTGAAAAAATTGATTAG
- a CDS encoding rubredoxin — translation MAKFKCKLCGFVTDEFEELPEDYKCPMCGATADMFEKIE, via the coding sequence ATGGCAAAATTTAAATGTAAATTATGTGGTTTTGTAACCGATGAGTTTGAAGAACTTCCAGAAGATTACAAATGTCCTATGTGCGGTGCAACTGCTGACATGTTTGAAAAAATCGAATAG
- the arfB gene encoding 2-amino-5-formylamino-6-ribosylaminopyrimidin-4(3H)-one 5'-monophosphate deformylase, with product MAELRYRAGNIRDPGVHKVGIIALGSHLENHGPALPIDTDAKIGAHIAFQSSLLTGAKFLGIIFPAYELDTIDHGVHVSLETLKENVISTLNQAKKFLDIEKVVIVNAHGGNIPLMAELWDIEDKTGLSITFNNKVISSEGPHGGSGELSMAKVLGIVNDDEVVNQADVNKYEEVGLHGFKQAREDDPNIEEGAIDVEENGVYVDEDYGNRLFSLAINSVIFDVEKLLDF from the coding sequence ATGGCTGAACTAAGATACAGAGCGGGCAATATCAGAGACCCTGGAGTTCACAAGGTCGGAATAATAGCACTCGGATCACATCTGGAAAACCACGGCCCTGCACTGCCAATCGATACCGATGCAAAAATCGGAGCGCACATCGCTTTTCAATCATCCCTCCTGACCGGTGCCAAGTTTTTGGGAATAATATTTCCAGCATATGAACTGGACACAATCGACCATGGCGTGCATGTTTCCCTTGAAACATTAAAGGAAAATGTCATAAGCACCCTAAACCAGGCAAAGAAATTTCTGGATATTGAAAAAGTCGTGATTGTCAATGCTCACGGAGGAAACATTCCCCTGATGGCCGAGTTATGGGACATTGAAGATAAGACTGGACTGTCAATTACATTCAACAACAAGGTGATCTCTTCTGAAGGTCCTCACGGCGGAAGCGGAGAACTGTCAATGGCAAAGGTACTGGGCATTGTAAATGATGATGAGGTTGTCAATCAGGCCGATGTCAACAAATATGAGGAAGTTGGTCTGCATGGATTCAAGCAAGCACGTGAAGATGACCCAAACATCGAAGAGGGCGCAATTGACGTTGAAGAAAATGGCGTCTACGTAGATGAAGATTACGGAAACAGACTGTTCAGTTTAGCAATCAACTCTGTAATATTCGATGTTGAAAAATTATTAGATTTCTAA
- a CDS encoding rubredoxin-like domain-containing protein, with product MAFVCKVCGFVLDEDELPEDYVCPVCGVPAANFEEQ from the coding sequence ATGGCTTTTGTTTGTAAAGTTTGTGGATTCGTTTTAGATGAAGACGAATTACCAGAAGATTACGTATGCCCTGTTTGCGGTGTACCTGCAGCTAATTTTGAAGAACAATGA
- a CDS encoding YigZ family protein: protein MKTIKKPVQIEINIKKSQFICSLYPTKNKAESKEIINELNQKYNDATHNCTAYIVGDGEGFDDDGEPGGTAGKPMINVLRKKELHNITAIVTRYFGGIKLGAGGLVRAYSKSVMEAVGQAEIVEIEEYDVYKITFEYSDIKLVDTEVRNNQLEAIDKEYSDKVSYQVVSKDNRNIEKIFEKYSGKISVIFENKQFLEKI, encoded by the coding sequence ATGAAAACAATTAAAAAACCGGTTCAGATTGAAATAAACATCAAAAAATCCCAATTCATATGTTCTCTTTACCCAACCAAAAACAAAGCGGAGTCAAAGGAAATCATTAATGAATTGAATCAGAAATACAATGATGCAACTCACAACTGCACCGCATATATTGTAGGGGACGGAGAAGGCTTTGATGATGATGGGGAACCTGGAGGAACCGCAGGAAAACCAATGATTAATGTTTTAAGGAAAAAAGAACTTCACAACATAACCGCAATCGTTACCAGATACTTCGGAGGAATAAAACTTGGTGCCGGAGGGCTTGTAAGGGCATATTCCAAATCAGTAATGGAAGCTGTTGGCCAGGCGGAAATCGTTGAAATTGAAGAGTATGATGTCTATAAGATTACCTTCGAATATTCTGACATAAAACTAGTGGATACAGAAGTCAGAAACAATCAGCTTGAAGCAATCGATAAGGAATATTCGGATAAGGTATCCTATCAAGTAGTTTCAAAGGACAACAGGAATATAGAAAAAATATTTGAAAAATATTCCGGTAAAATAAGTGTAATTTTTGAAAATAAACAGTTTTTAGAAAAAATTTAA